The Bradyrhizobium ottawaense genome window below encodes:
- a CDS encoding flagellar motor switch protein FliG codes for MAAQVGIAPVKQRGVATLGGTEKVAALLLAMGRQAAASVLSQFEPQEIRVVTKAAAELRPITAQELEGIVEEFAQQFSMGANILGTIGGLEAVLGDVLPADQVSAIMTDLLGNSSRSVWDRVSSVSENSLASYLSKEHPQTAALILSKVKPACAAKVMSQLPSSLRNELMRRVLSLKPIADDAMRVLEKTLHEDLTLNFARNLGADTYARVADIINKMERGHIEDMLKSLSEKRPKSAEVLKELLFTFDDVINLAPKARTMIFDQVPTDRIVVALKGTDKHFRELILSAVASRVRRVVEHELAIGEPSNQRDVLEARRVITDLALDLAEKGEIELNPDQEDELVFR; via the coding sequence ATGGCGGCACAGGTCGGCATCGCTCCCGTCAAGCAGCGAGGCGTTGCCACGCTGGGCGGTACGGAAAAGGTCGCGGCGCTGCTCCTGGCCATGGGCCGGCAGGCGGCCGCGAGCGTGCTCTCGCAGTTCGAGCCGCAGGAAATCCGCGTCGTCACCAAGGCCGCGGCCGAGCTGCGGCCGATCACGGCGCAGGAGCTCGAGGGGATCGTCGAGGAGTTCGCCCAGCAGTTCTCGATGGGCGCCAACATTCTCGGCACCATCGGTGGCCTGGAAGCCGTGCTTGGCGACGTGCTTCCGGCCGACCAGGTCTCGGCGATCATGACGGACCTGCTCGGCAATTCGAGCCGCTCGGTATGGGACCGCGTCTCGTCCGTGTCCGAAAACTCGCTTGCGAGCTACCTGTCCAAGGAGCATCCGCAGACCGCGGCGCTGATCCTGTCCAAGGTCAAGCCGGCCTGCGCCGCCAAGGTCATGAGCCAGCTGCCATCGAGCCTGCGCAACGAGCTGATGCGGCGCGTGCTCAGCCTCAAGCCGATCGCCGACGACGCCATGAGGGTGCTCGAGAAGACCCTGCATGAGGATCTGACGCTGAACTTCGCCCGCAACCTCGGCGCCGACACTTACGCGCGCGTCGCCGACATCATCAACAAGATGGAGCGCGGACATATCGAGGACATGCTCAAGAGCCTGTCGGAGAAGCGGCCGAAGTCGGCCGAAGTGCTGAAGGAGCTGCTGTTCACCTTCGACGACGTCATCAACCTGGCGCCGAAGGCGCGCACCATGATCTTCGACCAGGTGCCGACCGACCGTATCGTCGTCGCGCTGAAGGGCACCGACAAGCATTTCCGCGAACTGATCCTGTCCGCGGTCGCCTCGCGCGTCCGCCGCGTCGTCGAGCATGAGCTCGCCATCGGCGAGCCGTCGAACCAGCGCGACGTGCTGGAGGCGCGCCGCGTCATCACCGACCTGGCGCTCGACCTCGCGGAGAAGGGCGAAATCGAGCTCAACCCCGACCAGGAGGATGAGCTGGTCTTCCGCTGA
- the flgC gene encoding flagellar basal body rod protein FlgC, protein MLDSLQASLTVASSGLEAQSTRMRIVSENLANATSTGRTAGADPYQRKTITFDAAMDRASGSQLAKVKEIGVDTTPYRVEYDPGHPAADKAGYVKLPNVNMMIEMADMREVNRSYEANLQVVKQVRSMLGMTIDLLRS, encoded by the coding sequence ATGCTGGACTCACTGCAAGCGTCATTGACGGTCGCGAGCTCCGGGCTCGAAGCGCAGTCGACGCGTATGCGCATCGTCTCGGAGAATTTGGCGAACGCGACCTCGACGGGGCGTACCGCCGGCGCCGATCCCTATCAGCGCAAGACGATCACCTTCGATGCTGCGATGGATCGTGCCTCGGGCTCGCAGCTGGCGAAGGTCAAGGAGATCGGGGTCGACACCACGCCGTACCGCGTGGAGTACGACCCGGGACATCCCGCTGCCGACAAGGCCGGCTACGTCAAGCTGCCGAACGTCAACATGATGATCGAGATGGCCGACATGCGGGAAGTCAACCGGTCCTATGAAGCCAATCTCCAGGTCGTGAAACAGGTGAGGTCGATGCTCGGCATGACCATCGACCTCTTGAGGAGCTGA
- the flgH gene encoding flagellar basal body L-ring protein FlgH translates to MKKPILILSLMLASVPLAGCFHDPSEVLTGPQMSPVGSGLRTQADPIPVTPRMRTPVSYRSTWDDGTDLYRDPRARRTGDVVTVIISMQDKAKLDNKTGRSRDSQVKFGLDWLMDVAGWSDKGSTNANLSTNTQIKGNGQIDRTEDIKLSIAAIVTDVLPNGNMMISGSQEFRVNTEMRVLNVGGIVRPRDISRTNTISYEKIAEARVSYGGRGNLSDVQQPGWGHRIYDAVAPF, encoded by the coding sequence ATGAAGAAGCCGATCCTCATCCTCTCGCTCATGCTGGCGTCCGTGCCCTTGGCCGGATGCTTCCATGATCCGTCCGAGGTCCTGACCGGCCCGCAAATGTCGCCGGTCGGCAGCGGCCTCCGGACCCAGGCCGATCCGATTCCGGTGACGCCGCGCATGCGCACGCCGGTCAGCTATCGCTCGACCTGGGACGACGGCACCGATCTCTACCGCGATCCCCGCGCCCGGCGCACCGGCGACGTCGTGACGGTGATCATCTCGATGCAGGACAAGGCCAAGCTCGACAACAAGACCGGCCGCTCGCGCGACTCGCAGGTCAAGTTCGGGCTCGACTGGCTGATGGACGTCGCAGGGTGGAGCGACAAGGGATCGACCAACGCCAATCTCAGCACCAACACCCAGATCAAGGGCAACGGCCAGATCGATCGCACCGAAGATATCAAGCTCTCGATCGCGGCCATCGTCACCGACGTGTTGCCGAACGGCAATATGATGATCAGCGGCTCGCAGGAGTTTCGCGTCAATACGGAGATGCGCGTGCTCAACGTCGGCGGCATCGTGCGGCCGCGCGACATCTCGCGCACCAACACGATCTCCTACGAGAAGATCGCCGAGGCTCGCGTGTCCTATGGCGGTCGCGGGAATCTGTCCGACGTGCAGCAGCCTGGATGGGGACATCGGATCTATGACGCCGTGGCACCATTCTGA
- a CDS encoding flagellar basal body-associated FliL family protein has translation MRLIAAIVALTLVAIGAGALAGLHLFAAAERVADAKKTATPPPLASSYAGSARLRKLSPIVTNLAAPANNWARIEASMVTESMSDEDAGILAAHISEDIVTYLRSATVTQFEGSRGLQHLRDDLTERASIRSSGKVRELIIETLVIQ, from the coding sequence ATGCGCCTGATTGCGGCCATCGTGGCGCTGACCCTTGTCGCGATCGGTGCGGGCGCGCTGGCCGGGCTGCATCTGTTCGCGGCCGCCGAGCGCGTCGCCGACGCGAAGAAGACCGCCACGCCGCCGCCGCTTGCCTCGAGCTACGCCGGCAGCGCGCGGCTCAGGAAGTTGTCCCCGATCGTGACCAATCTCGCCGCGCCGGCCAACAACTGGGCCCGCATCGAAGCCTCCATGGTGACCGAGAGCATGAGCGACGAGGATGCCGGCATCCTGGCCGCCCACATCAGCGAGGACATCGTCACCTATCTGCGGTCGGCGACGGTGACGCAATTCGAGGGATCGCGCGGGCTTCAGCATCTGCGCGACGACCTGACCGAGCGCGCCAGTATCCGTTCGTCGGGCAAGGTGCGCGAATTGATCATTGAGACCCTGGTGATTCAGTGA
- the flgI gene encoding flagellar basal body P-ring protein FlgI has product MTRILLALVLLLSAASAHAAVRIKDIADIKGLRENQIVGYGLVIGLNGTGDTLRNAPFTEQSLQSMLENMGINVRNETTSTNNPTRPTTLRTRNVAAVMVTADLTPSIGPGERMDVTVSSLGDATSLLGGTLVMTSLRAADGAVYAVAQGAITVAGYSVGGQAQNVSQGTPTAGRIPNGALVEREVQGSLHEMEFLVLQLKNPDFVTATRILDAINRYAGGRYRAQIAFERDYRTIVLSKPRHIGPVRFLAEIGELTVEPDTPARVVINERTGTVVIGRDVRISTVAVTHGNLTVRVTEMPVVSQPAPFSRGQTVVVPQTVVEANEAGSQVAILSGVDLQRLVRGLNQIGLKPSGIIAILQAIKTAGALQADVIVQ; this is encoded by the coding sequence ATGACCAGAATCCTGCTTGCGCTCGTCCTGCTGCTTTCGGCCGCCAGCGCCCATGCCGCCGTCCGCATCAAAGACATCGCGGACATCAAGGGTCTGCGCGAAAACCAGATCGTCGGCTACGGCCTCGTCATCGGCCTGAACGGCACCGGCGACACGCTTCGCAACGCTCCGTTCACGGAGCAGTCCCTGCAATCCATGCTCGAGAACATGGGCATCAACGTCAGGAACGAGACCACGAGCACCAACAATCCGACCCGTCCGACGACGCTGCGCACGCGCAACGTCGCGGCCGTGATGGTGACTGCGGACCTGACGCCCTCGATCGGGCCCGGCGAGCGCATGGACGTGACCGTGTCGTCGCTCGGCGATGCGACGTCGCTGCTCGGCGGTACGCTGGTCATGACATCGCTGCGCGCGGCGGACGGCGCCGTCTATGCGGTGGCGCAGGGCGCGATCACGGTGGCCGGCTACAGCGTCGGAGGCCAGGCGCAGAACGTCAGTCAGGGTACACCGACGGCCGGGCGCATCCCGAACGGTGCGCTGGTCGAGCGCGAGGTGCAGGGAAGTCTCCACGAGATGGAGTTCCTGGTGCTGCAGCTGAAGAACCCCGACTTCGTCACCGCAACACGCATCCTGGACGCCATCAACCGCTACGCCGGCGGACGCTACCGCGCGCAGATCGCCTTCGAGCGCGACTACCGCACCATCGTGCTGTCGAAGCCGCGCCACATCGGCCCTGTCCGCTTCCTCGCCGAGATCGGCGAACTGACGGTCGAGCCTGATACGCCTGCACGGGTGGTGATCAACGAGCGCACAGGCACTGTCGTGATCGGGCGCGACGTGCGGATATCGACCGTTGCCGTGACGCACGGCAATCTGACGGTTCGTGTCACGGAGATGCCCGTGGTGTCGCAGCCGGCGCCGTTCTCGCGAGGGCAGACCGTGGTGGTCCCGCAGACCGTGGTCGAGGCCAACGAGGCCGGATCGCAGGTGGCGATCCTCAGCGGGGTCGATCTGCAGCGCCTGGTGCGCGGGCTGAACCAGATCGGCCTGAAGCCGTCGGGCATCATCGCGATCCTGCAGGCGATCAAGACGGCTGGTGCGCTCCAGGCCGATGTCATCGTCCAATGA
- the fliP gene encoding flagellar type III secretion system pore protein FliP (The bacterial flagellar biogenesis protein FliP forms a type III secretion system (T3SS)-type pore required for flagellar assembly.), which yields MRVKILLLALVLVVLPEVALAQIPDLNSLLPPGNGSTSGRIIQLMALITVLSVAPGLLIMVTSFTRFAVALSFLRAGLGLQTTPANLVLISLALFMTFYVMAPTFDRAWETGVQPLMKNEISEEQAYLKITDPFREFMLAHVRDKDLQTFESLAAESFRKKFDDKRVDLRVIIPAFMISELRRSFEIGFLIILPFLVIDMIVATLTMSMGMMMMPPTILALPFKMLFFVLIDGWNLLASGLVRSFS from the coding sequence GTGAGAGTGAAAATCCTGCTGCTCGCGTTGGTTCTGGTCGTGCTGCCCGAAGTGGCGCTCGCCCAGATACCGGACCTCAACTCGCTGCTGCCACCCGGAAACGGCTCGACCAGCGGCCGGATCATCCAGCTGATGGCGCTGATCACGGTGCTGTCGGTGGCGCCGGGACTGCTCATCATGGTGACGAGCTTCACGCGATTTGCGGTGGCGCTGTCGTTCCTGCGCGCCGGGCTCGGCCTGCAGACCACGCCGGCCAACCTGGTGCTGATCAGCCTCGCGCTGTTCATGACCTTCTACGTGATGGCGCCGACCTTCGATCGCGCCTGGGAGACCGGCGTCCAGCCGCTGATGAAGAACGAGATCTCGGAAGAGCAGGCCTATCTGAAGATCACCGATCCGTTCCGCGAGTTCATGCTGGCCCATGTCCGCGACAAGGATCTGCAGACCTTCGAGTCGCTCGCCGCCGAGAGCTTTCGCAAGAAGTTCGACGACAAGCGCGTCGATTTGCGCGTCATCATTCCGGCCTTCATGATCTCCGAGCTGAGGCGTTCGTTCGAGATCGGATTTCTCATCATCCTGCCGTTCCTCGTCATCGACATGATCGTGGCGACGCTGACGATGTCGATGGGCATGATGATGATGCCGCCGACGATCCTGGCGCTGCCGTTCAAGATGCTGTTCTTCGTGCTGATCGACGGCTGGAATCTGCTCGCCTCCGGACTGGTGCGCTCGTTCTCGTAA
- a CDS encoding flagellar hook-basal body complex protein FliE, translating to MLEAISSTAISAGQAASRATEAQAIAPAAPTAIQSTDDVGFESVMKQVTTDAIGTLKAGEAASISAMQGKESTRKVVEALMSAEQALQTAVAVRDKVVQAYQEVVRMSI from the coding sequence ATGCTTGAGGCAATTTCATCCACTGCGATTTCCGCAGGGCAAGCGGCGAGCCGTGCGACCGAGGCGCAGGCCATCGCGCCGGCGGCTCCGACCGCCATTCAGTCCACCGACGATGTCGGGTTCGAATCGGTGATGAAGCAGGTGACGACCGACGCGATCGGGACGCTCAAGGCAGGCGAAGCGGCGTCGATCTCGGCGATGCAGGGCAAGGAATCCACGCGCAAGGTCGTGGAGGCGCTGATGTCGGCCGAGCAGGCCTTGCAGACGGCGGTCGCGGTTCGCGACAAGGTCGTGCAAGCCTACCAAGAAGTCGTCCGGATGTCGATTTGA
- the flgG gene encoding flagellar basal-body rod protein FlgG, whose protein sequence is MKSLAIAATGMNAQQTNIEVIANNIANINSTSYKRARAEFTDLFYQMDRMQGVANVNGSSPIPEGANLGLGVKSAAIRKLHIQGALTQTGNPYDMAINGRGWFQVLGPNNEVQYTRAGSFNTNANGQLVTIDGYLLDPAITVPQGTVEVTVNQTGQVFAKLDTEVNPRQIGQLNLANFANEAGLEPLGSNLYRETTASGTPVVGLPGDSGYGKINQKWLEASNVDPVKEITELISAQRAYEMNAKVIQASDEMAQTVSKGMR, encoded by the coding sequence GTGAAATCGCTTGCCATTGCGGCCACGGGCATGAACGCCCAGCAGACCAATATCGAAGTCATCGCGAACAATATCGCCAACATCAATTCGACGTCGTACAAGCGTGCACGCGCCGAGTTCACCGATCTGTTCTACCAGATGGACCGCATGCAGGGCGTCGCGAACGTCAACGGCTCCTCGCCGATTCCGGAAGGCGCCAATCTCGGTCTCGGCGTCAAGTCGGCGGCGATCCGCAAGCTGCACATCCAGGGCGCGCTGACGCAGACCGGCAACCCCTACGATATGGCGATCAACGGTCGCGGCTGGTTTCAGGTGCTCGGTCCGAACAACGAGGTGCAATACACCCGCGCGGGCTCGTTCAACACCAATGCCAACGGCCAACTCGTCACCATCGACGGCTATCTGCTGGACCCCGCGATCACGGTGCCGCAGGGCACGGTCGAGGTCACGGTCAACCAGACCGGCCAGGTCTTTGCCAAGCTGGATACCGAGGTGAACCCGCGCCAGATCGGCCAGCTCAACCTCGCCAACTTCGCCAACGAAGCAGGCCTCGAGCCGCTGGGCAGCAATCTCTATCGCGAGACCACGGCGTCGGGCACGCCGGTCGTCGGCCTGCCGGGCGATTCCGGATACGGCAAGATCAATCAGAAGTGGCTCGAAGCCTCGAACGTCGATCCGGTCAAGGAGATCACCGAGTTGATCTCGGCGCAGCGCGCCTACGAAATGAATGCCAAGGTCATCCAGGCCTCGGACGAAATGGCCCAGACAGTATCGAAGGGCATGCGCTAG
- a CDS encoding flagellin encodes MSSLLTNSSAMTALQTLRSVSSQLSTTQSRISTGQRVATAADNAAYWSIATSMRADNAALSAVSDSLGLSAATVDTEYTALNKVLGDSNSGLTKLQSLLVEAKTAGIDRSKIQSEITQIQQDMKNVASAATFNGVNWLSTNASTPTTVNLVSSFSRVGSTPTTSSITVTVANYSLYTSSTGGILDTVSGSASVDSLNIGALTDSAADQTILDGYIAKVTAAIGTVSSGAANLGAIKNRISNNSEFVKSLMDSVDRGIGQLVDADMNQESTRLAALQVQQQLGVQALSIANNNSQSILSLFR; translated from the coding sequence ATGTCAAGCCTGCTCACGAACTCGTCCGCCATGACCGCGCTCCAGACCTTGCGGTCTGTCAGCTCGCAACTCTCCACCACGCAGAGCCGGATCTCCACCGGCCAGCGCGTGGCTACCGCCGCGGACAACGCCGCCTACTGGTCGATCGCGACCTCGATGCGCGCCGACAACGCCGCGCTCTCCGCCGTCTCCGACTCGCTCGGTCTGTCGGCCGCGACCGTCGACACCGAGTACACCGCTCTGAACAAGGTCCTCGGCGACAGCAACTCCGGCCTGACCAAGCTGCAGTCGCTGCTGGTCGAAGCCAAGACCGCCGGTATCGATCGCAGCAAGATCCAGTCGGAAATCACCCAGATTCAGCAGGACATGAAGAACGTCGCCAGCGCGGCGACTTTCAACGGCGTCAACTGGCTGAGCACCAACGCCTCCACGCCGACGACCGTCAATCTCGTGTCGTCGTTCTCGCGTGTCGGCTCCACGCCGACCACCAGCTCGATCACGGTGACCGTCGCCAACTACTCGCTCTACACCTCGAGCACGGGCGGCATCCTCGACACGGTGAGCGGCAGCGCGTCGGTCGACAGCCTCAACATCGGTGCGCTGACCGACTCGGCTGCTGACCAGACCATTCTCGATGGTTACATCGCGAAGGTCACCGCAGCGATCGGCACGGTGTCTTCGGGCGCCGCCAACCTCGGCGCCATCAAGAACCGTATCTCGAACAACTCGGAGTTCGTGAAGTCGCTGATGGACTCGGTGGATCGCGGTATCGGCCAGCTAGTCGACGCCGACATGAACCAGGAGTCCACCCGCCTGGCGGCCCTCCAGGTCCAGCAGCAGCTCGGCGTTCAGGCGCTCTCGATCGCCAACAACAACAGTCAGAGCATCCTGTCGCTGTTCCGCTAA
- a CDS encoding MotE family protein, which produces MLKLDHKAKLLLLVAASVFAGASPVLALDEAKPTKPLNLLSFARARAPGPQKPQPVTAGPGDNASIRATAWAAEDQGPATTGAVPASETPATAPAVAPARPAKPGSVTAPPKPAPPQAAVSADNEVALFCSNVADPAVDARLAWQIKELEKAESLLRERIAEVEAKRVEYEKWMALRDDFLKKAEASVVEIYSRMKPEAAATQIAGMADETAAAVLAKLSPRNSSAIFNEMDTARAAHLADLLGGMRRVDDGKTK; this is translated from the coding sequence ATGCTGAAGCTGGATCACAAAGCCAAACTCCTCCTGCTGGTCGCGGCCTCAGTGTTCGCGGGCGCGTCGCCCGTGCTGGCCCTGGACGAGGCCAAGCCGACGAAGCCGCTCAACCTGCTCTCCTTCGCGCGCGCCCGCGCCCCCGGCCCGCAGAAGCCGCAGCCGGTCACGGCGGGGCCAGGCGACAATGCGTCGATCCGGGCGACGGCCTGGGCGGCCGAAGACCAGGGACCTGCGACCACTGGCGCGGTGCCCGCTTCCGAGACGCCAGCGACCGCACCTGCAGTTGCACCGGCACGTCCAGCCAAGCCCGGCAGCGTCACGGCACCGCCGAAACCTGCGCCGCCACAGGCCGCGGTATCCGCGGACAACGAAGTCGCCCTGTTCTGCAGCAACGTCGCCGATCCCGCCGTCGATGCAAGGCTGGCCTGGCAGATCAAGGAGCTGGAGAAGGCCGAGAGCCTGCTGCGCGAGCGGATCGCCGAGGTCGAGGCCAAGCGGGTCGAATACGAGAAGTGGATGGCGCTACGCGACGACTTCCTGAAGAAGGCCGAAGCCAGCGTCGTCGAGATCTATTCGCGCATGAAGCCCGAAGCTGCGGCGACCCAGATTGCCGGCATGGCGGACGAGACCGCCGCCGCCGTGCTCGCCAAGCTCAGCCCGAGGAACTCGAGCGCGATCTTCAACGAGATGGATACGGCACGCGCGGCGCACCTCGCCGACCTGCTTGGCGGAATGCGTCGCGTGGATGACGGAAAGACCAAATAG
- the flgB gene encoding flagellar basal body rod protein FlgB, whose protein sequence is MDQNGAVVGPLYLFELASSQARYLELRQSTIATNVANANTPGFKARDVEPFNKVLDGMPVRLATTSPSHMQLAAAETDTRATAKKDSWEVVHSGNSVSLEQEMIKGSDVSRDYSMNSAVVRSFHRMLLSSAKS, encoded by the coding sequence ATGGACCAGAACGGGGCTGTCGTGGGACCGCTTTATCTCTTCGAACTCGCATCGTCGCAGGCGCGGTACCTCGAGCTCCGCCAGTCGACCATCGCCACCAACGTCGCCAACGCCAACACGCCCGGTTTCAAGGCGCGCGACGTCGAGCCCTTCAACAAGGTGCTCGACGGCATGCCGGTGAGGCTTGCCACGACGTCGCCGTCGCACATGCAGCTGGCCGCGGCCGAGACCGACACGCGGGCGACCGCGAAGAAGGACAGCTGGGAAGTGGTTCACTCCGGCAACTCCGTCAGTCTCGAACAGGAAATGATCAAGGGCAGCGACGTCAGTCGCGATTACTCGATGAACTCGGCAGTCGTGCGGTCGTTTCACCGCATGCTGCTGTCGAGCGCGAAGAGCTGA
- the flgA gene encoding flagellar basal body P-ring formation chaperone FlgA, whose protein sequence is MLNRVGLIVRGLAAVLLVLASARLAMAEEKRLPVPAVAIRAGELIRDDMITERAFAPSLLGVAMFVDGRQVLVGRMARRALLPGQPIPTNSVEDPWTVARGAMVKVVVEDSGLSIVTYGSAMQSGASGALIPVRNTDTGVIIRGVVQPDGTVKVVDGS, encoded by the coding sequence ATGTTGAACAGGGTGGGCCTGATCGTGCGCGGGTTGGCCGCCGTGCTGCTGGTTCTGGCTTCGGCGCGCCTCGCAATGGCCGAGGAGAAGCGCCTTCCCGTGCCGGCGGTTGCGATCCGCGCCGGCGAGCTGATCCGGGACGACATGATCACCGAGCGCGCCTTCGCGCCGAGCCTGCTCGGCGTTGCCATGTTCGTCGACGGGCGCCAAGTCCTGGTCGGCCGCATGGCGCGGCGCGCGCTGTTGCCGGGCCAGCCCATTCCAACCAACTCGGTGGAAGACCCCTGGACCGTCGCCCGCGGCGCCATGGTCAAGGTCGTGGTGGAAGACAGCGGCCTGTCCATCGTCACTTACGGCTCGGCGATGCAGTCGGGTGCGTCCGGCGCGCTCATCCCGGTGCGCAATACGGATACCGGGGTGATCATCAGGGGCGTGGTCCAGCCGGACGGCACCGTGAAGGTCGTGGACGGGTCATGA
- the flhB gene encoding flagellar biosynthesis protein FlhB has protein sequence MAESSDQESKTEEPTEKKVRDALEQGKIPVSREASIFASMAALMVIQAFLIGQGVQQLTPTLKNLLDDPEGFPLSTGADAQNLLTVVGLEALRFLVPLVVTLGAFGLAASLLQNAPRLVLERIKPDLSRISPISGWSRLFGTQGLVEFAKSLFKLAAVTSVVAFVLRASEAKAFEAMYTDPVALPEMILNIAMRIVSAICIATIVLVAIDLAWARFHWRRQLRMTKQEIKDEHKQAEGDPLIKARLRSLARDRSRQRMIASASRATLVIANPTHFAIALRYKREENPAPLVVAKGMDVIALKIREVAEQNRIPVIENKALARALYEAVQVDQVIPAEFFRPVAEIIYFLQSKQASRTEKVQ, from the coding sequence ATGGCAGAATCATCCGATCAGGAGAGCAAGACAGAAGAGCCGACCGAGAAGAAAGTCCGTGATGCGCTCGAACAGGGCAAGATCCCGGTCTCTCGGGAGGCCTCTATTTTCGCCTCGATGGCCGCGCTGATGGTCATTCAGGCGTTCCTGATCGGCCAGGGCGTGCAGCAATTGACGCCGACGTTGAAGAACCTCCTGGACGATCCCGAAGGCTTCCCGCTCTCGACCGGCGCGGACGCGCAGAACCTGCTCACCGTGGTCGGCCTTGAGGCGCTGCGCTTCCTGGTGCCGCTAGTCGTCACCCTCGGCGCGTTCGGGCTCGCCGCCTCGCTGCTGCAGAACGCGCCGCGCCTGGTGCTGGAGCGCATCAAGCCTGACCTGTCGCGGATCTCTCCGATCAGCGGCTGGAGCCGTCTGTTCGGAACGCAGGGACTGGTCGAGTTCGCCAAGTCGCTGTTCAAGCTGGCCGCGGTGACCTCCGTGGTCGCCTTCGTGCTGCGCGCGTCGGAGGCGAAGGCGTTCGAGGCGATGTACACCGATCCGGTTGCGCTGCCGGAGATGATTCTCAACATCGCGATGCGGATCGTCTCGGCGATCTGCATCGCAACCATCGTCCTGGTGGCGATCGATCTCGCCTGGGCGCGCTTCCACTGGCGGCGCCAGCTGCGCATGACCAAGCAGGAGATCAAGGACGAGCACAAGCAGGCGGAAGGCGATCCGCTGATCAAGGCGCGCCTGCGCTCGCTGGCGCGCGACCGCTCGCGGCAGCGGATGATCGCATCCGCATCGCGCGCGACGCTGGTGATCGCGAACCCGACGCACTTCGCGATCGCGTTGCGCTACAAGCGCGAGGAAAATCCGGCGCCGCTCGTGGTGGCCAAGGGCATGGACGTGATCGCGCTGAAGATCCGCGAGGTCGCCGAGCAGAACCGGATTCCAGTGATCGAGAACAAGGCGCTGGCGCGCGCACTCTACGAGGCGGTGCAGGTCGATCAGGTGATCCCGGCGGAATTCTTCCGCCCCGTCGCCGAGATCATCTACTTCCTCCAGTCGAAGCAGGCGTCGCGGACCGAGAAGGTCCAGTAG
- a CDS encoding flagellin — protein sequence MASSLLTNSAAMTALQTLRNVSASLQTTENRISTGQRVSTASDNSAYWSIATSMRADNAALSAVSDSLGLSAATVDTEYTALNKVIGDQNSGLTKLQALLVEAKTAGIDRTKIQAEITQIQQDMKNVANAATFNGVNWLSTNASTPTTVNLVSSFSRVGGTPTINTITVTVANYSLYTATTGGILDTVTGSASVNTIGIGALTDSTADQTILDGYIAQVTTAINTVSQSAANLGAIKNRISNNTEFVKSLMDSVDRGIGQLVDADMNAESTRLQALQTQQQLGVQALSIANQNSQSILSLFRG from the coding sequence ATGGCTTCCAGCCTGCTTACCAACTCCGCCGCAATGACTGCGCTCCAGACCCTCCGGAATGTCAGCGCCAGCCTCCAGACCACCGAAAACCGGATCTCCACCGGCCAGCGCGTCTCGACCGCTTCGGACAACTCGGCCTATTGGTCGATCGCGACCTCGATGCGCGCCGACAACGCCGCGCTCTCGGCCGTCTCCGACTCGCTCGGTCTGTCGGCTGCGACGGTCGACACCGAATACACCGCTCTGAACAAGGTCATCGGCGACCAGAACTCCGGCCTGACCAAGCTCCAGGCGCTGCTGGTCGAAGCCAAGACCGCCGGTATCGACCGCACCAAGATCCAGGCTGAAATCACCCAGATCCAGCAGGACATGAAGAACGTGGCCAACGCGGCGACGTTCAACGGCGTCAACTGGCTGAGCACCAACGCGTCTACGCCGACCACCGTCAACCTGGTGTCGTCGTTCTCGCGCGTCGGCGGCACGCCGACGATCAACACCATCACGGTGACGGTCGCCAACTACTCGCTCTACACCGCGACCACTGGCGGCATCCTGGACACGGTGACCGGCAGCGCGTCGGTCAACACCATCGGCATCGGTGCGCTGACCGACTCGACGGCCGACCAGACCATCCTCGACGGCTACATCGCGCAGGTCACCACCGCGATCAACACGGTCAGCCAGTCCGCCGCCAACCTCGGTGCCATCAAGAACCGCATCTCGAACAACACTGAGTTCGTGAAGTCGCTGATGGACTCGGTGGATCGTGGTATCGGCCAGCTCGTCGACGCCGACATGAACGCGGAATCGACCCGGCTCCAGGCGCTGCAGACCCAGCAGCAGCTCGGCGTTCAGGCGCTCTCGATCGCCAACCAGAACAGCCAGAGCATCCTGTCGCTGTTCCGCGGCTAA